The genomic region CGGCCAGTGCCCGTCCTGTCGAAAGATAGCTTCGGGAAATCATCCCGATTTTTTGGTGATTGAGCCGGATGGCGTTCAGATCAAAATCGATCAGATCCGGGCATTAAAAAAGGAATTGTCCTATCCGCCGGTGGAGGGAGGTTGGCGTGTAGTGCTGCTCGCTGATATCCACCTGACCATGGCTCGGGCGGAAGTGGCAAACAGTCTGCTCAAAACCTTGGAAGAGCCTCCTGCCCAGACTGTCTTTATCTTGACCGCAGTTGAGGCTGCGGGTATTTTACCCACCATTGTTTCTCGGTGTCAGGTGGTCCCTTTTTATCCCTTAGCCTTCGATATTGTGGCAGCGGCCTTGTTGGTCTCAGGTGATGTGTCTGCTGAGCGAGCACGCACTCTGGCCTCCATTGCTGAGGGCAGTCTTGGCAGGGCAATGGAGTTGGCTAGCACTGAGCTGCTTGAGGTTCGGAAGAGTATCGCCGAGGGGTTGACTGGAATCACACCTGCCCAGTCTGGGGCGGTGGAGCGGGTCTTTGCCTTGGCCGAGCGGGCTGCCGTGGCCAAAGATGAATTGGAGAACTTGCTGGAGCTGTTGATCTTTTGGGTGAAGGATTTGATGGTACAAGGGGCTGGTGGACCAGTCGAGGCCCTGGTCAACCAGGATTTGTGTCATCTTGGTGATGAGGCTGGCCGAAGGTGGAATTTTTCGCAGCTCGGCGAGCGGCTTACCATGATCCGGCAAGCGCAGAAGCAGTTGCGTCACAACTGTAACCGGGCGTTTGTCTGTGAGGTTTTGTTTTGGAAGTTCGTGCAGTTATAGATGCTGATTACCCCCGTAGTTGAAGGCAAAGATATTGTTTAAGGTGTTGATATATGGATGAACCTAAGGAAGAGGTTGTTGAGAGCGATTTGCCGGAGATAGCAGCGGCAACGGAACAGTTGAAGTTATATCATCTCAGTTTCAGGAAAAAGCTGCAGCCTAAGGCAGCCTCTTCAAAAATTTTGGACTTGGTCGCCGGCGAGCTTGTTATGGTCCACACTGATCATGGGCTGGAACCTGCTTATGTTTGTGGCAGTGGGATTGAACTGACTCCGATTAATCCTGGAAAAAAGGCAGACTTGTTGCCTATTCTCAGGAGAGCCAATAATGATGAAGTCTCTCGGTATCATAATTTAATTCAGCGTGAAACAGAGGCAAAGACCTATTGCCAGCGAAGAATTCAGGATTTAGGTTTGGAAATGAAACTGCTTCAGGTGGAGCGCTTCTTTAATGGCAGCAAGGTTATCTTCTATTTTAGCGCTGAGACACGAGTGGATTTTCGTGATTTGGTCAAGTCCTTGGTTCAAGAGTTCCGTACCCGGGTAGAGATGCGGCAGATTGGAGTTCGGCATGAAACTCAGATGCTGGGTGGTATTGGCTGCTGTGGCCGGGAATTATGTTGTGGTCTGTTTATGAAAGATTTTTCCCCTGTTTCGATCAAGATGGCCAAGGAACAGGATCTGCCTTTAAATCCGGCCAAAATATCGGGTGTCTGTAATCGCTTGCTCTGCTGTTTGACCCATGAGTACGAGACCTATAAGGCGCTGAAAAAGGGGATGCCTAAGGTTGGCCGGGTCATCACTTTTGAGGAGCGGCCGTTTAAGGTCACCCAGTGTAAGACCTTAGATGGTAAGGTGACCGTGACATCAGTTGATACTCCAGGAGATACCAGGGTGTTAACCCGTGATGAATGGGAAAAGGGGATTTCGGCAGTCAAGGAGAAACTGCCTTCTGAAGATCGTCAAGAGGCGAAAAAGCCTACTGCCCCACCCGTGGACGCAAAAACTCCAGCGTCAATAGCTGCCCCGGCGGGAAAGCTATCGTCATCCGGCAAACACCATCCTCGCGCTAAACAGCCGGCGCTGGGTAAATCTCCCCAGTCCCAAAAGCCTCTTGCCGGTAGGACCCCAGGCGAAAAGCCTCAGGGAGGAAAACCCGAGCCAGCCAGGACTGAAGGGGCAAAGCCCAGTGGGGGTAAGTCGCATCGTTCACGGAGATCCCGGGGGTCGAAAAAAGGAAAGACGCCATGACAGTGTATGTAACAACCCCGATTTTTTATGTTAATGCCGAGCCCCATTTGGGGCATGCCTATACCACCATTGTCGCTGACACCTACAGTCGATTTCAGCGTCTGGCAGGGCATGAGGTCCGGTTCCAGACTGGAACGGATGAGCATGGTGACAAGATTGCTGCCGCGGCCGCTGCTGCAGGCGTTACTCCCCAGGAGTATGCCGACAGGATCAGCGGGATGTTTCGGCAAGTGACGGGGCCGCTGCAGATCAGTTTCGATACCTTTATTCGCACCACTGATCCCGCCCATAAGCAGGTGGTGCAGGCAGTGTTGCAAAAATTGTATGACCAGGGCGATATCGTTCTGAGTGAATATGCGGGGCTCTATTGCCAGGGCTGCGAGCGGTTTCTGACCGAAAAGGAACTGGTGGGAGGACTCTGCCCTGATCACCAGAAGGCGCCGACAGCCATCACCGAGCAAAATTATTTTTTTAAGATGAGCCGGTATCAGCAGTGGCTGCTGGAGCATATCAACGCTAATCCGGGATTTATCACTCCGGAGCGTTATCGTAATGAGGTCCTTTCTTTTTTGAGCGAGCCCCTGGAAGATCTATGTATCTCCCGGCCAACAGCGCGTTTGACCTGGGGTATTCCTCTGCCCTTTGACCAGAATTTTGTCACTTATGTCTGGTTCGATGCTCTGATCAACTATCTGAGCGGTATTGGCTATCGACCCGATGGGGAGTCGAGTCCTGATTTTTCTCGTTTCTGGCCGGTGTCAGAGCATGTGGTGGCCAAGGATATCCTCAAGCCTCACGCCATTTATTGGCCGACCATGCTTCAGGCTATGAGGGTCGGTCCTTACTCGAAGTTGCATGTTCATGGGTATTGGAATGTCAACGATACCAAGATGTCGAAGAGCATCGGCAATGTGATCAAGCCACTGGATCTGGTATCTTCGTATGGTGGCGATGCAGTGCGCTATTTTCTGCTCAGGGAGATGTCTTTCGGGCTTGATTCCTCCTTTTCTGCAGAGGCCATTGATGCACGCTATAACTCAGATCTTGCCAATGATCTAGGTAACTTGGTGAGTAGAACTCTGGCGATGGTTCAGAAGTTTACCTCAGGGCAGATTCCTTCCCCGCACGGTGAAGAGACCGACCTTGATCAAC from Desulfobulbaceae bacterium harbors:
- the holB gene encoding DNA polymerase III subunit delta' is translated as MALIRFYDIAGQDKAKRLLRLASERRKISHAYMFQGPAGVGKKMTARAYAAFLLCLGVEDRDDSCGQCPSCRKIASGNHPDFLVIEPDGVQIKIDQIRALKKELSYPPVEGGWRVVLLADIHLTMARAEVANSLLKTLEEPPAQTVFILTAVEAAGILPTIVSRCQVVPFYPLAFDIVAAALLVSGDVSAERARTLASIAEGSLGRAMELASTELLEVRKSIAEGLTGITPAQSGAVERVFALAERAAVAKDELENLLELLIFWVKDLMVQGAGGPVEALVNQDLCHLGDEAGRRWNFSQLGERLTMIRQAQKQLRHNCNRAFVCEVLFWKFVQL
- a CDS encoding methionine--tRNA ligase; protein product: MTVYVTTPIFYVNAEPHLGHAYTTIVADTYSRFQRLAGHEVRFQTGTDEHGDKIAAAAAAAGVTPQEYADRISGMFRQVTGPLQISFDTFIRTTDPAHKQVVQAVLQKLYDQGDIVLSEYAGLYCQGCERFLTEKELVGGLCPDHQKAPTAITEQNYFFKMSRYQQWLLEHINANPGFITPERYRNEVLSFLSEPLEDLCISRPTARLTWGIPLPFDQNFVTYVWFDALINYLSGIGYRPDGESSPDFSRFWPVSEHVVAKDILKPHAIYWPTMLQAMRVGPYSKLHVHGYWNVNDTKMSKSIGNVIKPLDLVSSYGGDAVRYFLLREMSFGLDSSFSAEAIDARYNSDLANDLGNLVSRTLAMVQKFTSGQIPSPHGEETDLDQ